TTGCCACTTGTTGCAACTGCAAAAGGAATGGATCTTGATGAGTTTTTAAATAACTTTGTAGCAAAAGAGAAAATAGAAGAGGAGAGTTTCTTTTTTGATAAATTTACCGATAATGCGAAAAAGTTTCTCAAGGAAAATGAAAAAACATTGGATGAAGAGTTGAAAAAAGCGGAGAAGTTGGCGTAATGAAATTGCATTTTATAGGTATTGGTGGAATTGGACTCAGTGGTCTTGCAAGATTTATGAAACATGAAGGGTATGAAGTAAGCGGTAGTGATATTAAATGGACACCACTACTGAAAAAACTGCAACAAGAAGGTATAAAGGTTTTTGTTCCTCAAGCAGCAGATAATATTACTCAAGATATTGACATCGTGATTTATAGCGCTGCAATCAAAGCTAACAATCCTGAGTTGTTAGCTGCAAAGAAAGCAGGTATTCGAACACTTTCACGCAGAGAAGCTTTGCCCCTCATCCTTAGTGGTAAAAAGATCTATGCAGTTGCCGGAGCACATGGCAAGAGCACAACGAGTGCAATTTTGGCTTCAATACTCAATAACTCCAGTGCAATAATAGGAGCAGAGAGTAAAGAGTTTGGATCAAATGTAAGGTATAAGCAGACTGAGACTGTTGTTTTTGAAGCAGATGAGAGTGATGCAAGCTTTTTGCAAATCGAGCCGCATTGCGCTGTGGTTACGAATGCTGAACCTGAGCATATGGAATTTTACAATCATGATCTTGATCTCTTTTATGATGCATACAGAGAGTTTTTAAAAAAGGCGAAAGTACGTGTTATCAATGCTGAAGATCCTTTTTTAGAAAGTTTAGATATCGATGCAATTAAGCTCTATCCAAGCCGTGATATTAGGATAATTGAGCATTTTTTGGAAGATGATGAGCCTTACATTAGATTTGAGTTGCGAGATTTTGGAGAGTTTGCAGTATGGGGATTTGGAAAACACATCGCTTTGGATGCCTCTCTTGCCATATTGGCAGCAATGCAGGAGTTAGGACTTGACGAGATAAAACGCAATATTAAAAATTATCGTGGAATCAAAAAGCGCTTTGACATTGTGGCTAAAGATGAAGGGCTTATTGTCATAGATGACTATGCACACCATCCAACAGAGATTAAAGTTACTCTCTCTTCACTTTTGGAGTATGCCAAACTCAAAGGGATAAAGGATATTACAGTTGTGTGGCAGCCACATAAATACTCAAGAGTGCTTGATAATCTTAAAGAGTTTATGCACTGCTTTCCTCATGGAGTCAAGCTTGTGATACTTCCTGTTTGGGCTGCAGGAGAGGAGCCAAGAGATATAGATTTTGCAACGCACTTTGCTCACTACAATCCACTCTTTATCGATAGAGTTAAAAGATCTGATAGATCTCTTGTCCTTTTGAAAGATCAAAAAGAGGCTCATATGATAAATAAAGGACTCGTGATTGGTTTTGGAGCTGGAGATATTACTTACCAGTTGCGAGGAATAGAATAGATGGCTTTTTTCTATTTTATTCTTTTTTTGCTACTGATTTTTGCCATTATTGGTGCAGTTATCTATTTTTTTACAGAGCTCACTTCAAGAATAAAATATTTTATTCTTGCTGGATTACTTGTAGGATGGGCAGCTATTTTTGCTTATTCTTACTTTCAAAATAAAAAGCGCATAGAGCGTGATAAAATCTATTATGAATATCTTCATGATAAGTATATTACTTGCATAGATCCTTTTGGTAAGAAAGTGATTGTTAATAAGCAAAACTTCAATTTTGTTAGCGGTACACTCGTATTTATGGGTAAGGAAGGAAGCCGGTATGAAGGGCTTGTTATAAGTATTGATAAGTGTAAAGGAGAGTAGTGGAGGAAAAACTCGATCTCAAAGACTTCTTAGATAATTTCCGTACTTTTTTTGCCAGATTCAAACCTTTAGCTATAGAAGGTGATATCAATCTTCATTTCCAATTCATTAATGAACTCAAAAAGTATCGCTTCAAAGCTCCTCCGCAGATAGCAAATCTTGATAAAGCACTTATGCATTTGCAAAAACAGGGGGTTTTGAGCAAAGAGGAGATTTTTGAATTTATCAAAATTTTTCGCTATTTTTTTTATCTGAAAACACTTGGGTTTGAAGGAAAAGTAGGAGAGTGGTTAGCAAGTATTGATATACCTGAAGAACTTGCACAAATAGAGAGATATTTTGACCAAGATGGTCAAATAAAGAGTGAAGTTGATGAGAGACTCGCTACTTTGGAAAATGCTTTCAAACATAATAAAGAGCAGATCCGCCAAAAACTTCAAGCTCTCATTAATGCGAAGAGATTGCAAAGTTATCTTGTGGATAGGCAGATCCATTATGTAAGTGGCGAAGAGGCCTTGCTTGTAAGAGGTGGATTTAATTATGTGCTTAAAGCAACTGTTGTTGGAAGAAGTAGTGGAGGTTTTTTTTATGTAGTACCAGAAGATCTCAGAAAACTCAAAGACAAAGAAGCAGAGCTTTTAAGCCAGATTGAAGAGATCCACTATCAAATTCAAAAACATGTTAGTACAGTTTTTCACAAATGGCTCCGATTCTTGCAATATATCAATAGGCAGTTTGACAGGTTTGACCACTATCAAGCACGAATAAATTTTGCAAATGCATATGATTTGCGTATGATTTTGCCAAGCGGTGATAAAAAAATCGTT
The Nitratiruptor tergarcus DSM 16512 genome window above contains:
- the murC gene encoding UDP-N-acetylmuramate--L-alanine ligase, producing the protein MKLHFIGIGGIGLSGLARFMKHEGYEVSGSDIKWTPLLKKLQQEGIKVFVPQAADNITQDIDIVIYSAAIKANNPELLAAKKAGIRTLSRREALPLILSGKKIYAVAGAHGKSTTSAILASILNNSSAIIGAESKEFGSNVRYKQTETVVFEADESDASFLQIEPHCAVVTNAEPEHMEFYNHDLDLFYDAYREFLKKAKVRVINAEDPFLESLDIDAIKLYPSRDIRIIEHFLEDDEPYIRFELRDFGEFAVWGFGKHIALDASLAILAAMQELGLDEIKRNIKNYRGIKKRFDIVAKDEGLIVIDDYAHHPTEIKVTLSSLLEYAKLKGIKDITVVWQPHKYSRVLDNLKEFMHCFPHGVKLVILPVWAAGEEPRDIDFATHFAHYNPLFIDRVKRSDRSLVLLKDQKEAHMINKGLVIGFGAGDITYQLRGIE